The segment CTTCGCGCAGAAGCCTGATCACGCGTTGGCGGGTCAGGCCGTTCAGGAATGTGCCGTTGATCACGGGGGTAAAGACCTTGCCATCCTTGGCGTAGAATAGGTTGGCATAGGAAAATTCCGCGACATTGCCGATCGGATCGAGCATTACGCCGGTATCGAAACCGTCCTTTGTGGCCTCGGAAACCGCGCGGCCGACATTGGGATAAAGGCAGGATGCCTTGGCCTCGGTCGGAGCACTTTCGGGCGAGGGGCGGCGGAAACTTGATTTGCGGGCGGTAAAGCCGGTTTTGATCGCGTCCGGCAGGTCGGATACCGAAATGCAAAGCACGAACTGTGCGCTTTCGGGGGTCGGTGCAAGGAAACCTTCGCCGCCATAGACAATCGGTTTGATATAAAGGGCGAGCGACGGATCGAATTTCTGAACGCCTTCGCGGACAAGGGCGACGATTTCATCAGTGGTGATTTTCGGGGCAAGACCCATCAGTTCAGCCGAGCGCAGCACACGGGCGCAATGGGGCACAAGATCGGGCATCTTGCCATTAATGCGGCGCGCACCGTCAAAGACCGTGGAGGCCATCCACATGCCATGGGTCTGCGGACCGATAATCATCGGATTGCCTGCGTGCCATTCGCCTTTGTACCAGGTCCATGTCGTGACGGCTTTGGTGTCTGCGGTGGTGGCGTGACCCATTCTTCTTGCTCCTGATCGAATTTCGGGTGGCATTTGCATGTCGCGGGCGATGCAAGGCATCCAGAATAGGGTCTTTGCGTGATCGTGGTCAAAGAAAACTGACAGGAGAAATGCCTGTTTGAGGCCGTTTTTAAGGAAGTTGCGATAAATGACAGTTCTGTGAAATATCTCGCATCATGCACACGTGTGCGTTGGCGGATCAGAGGGGCTGTGCTATGTGTTTTGCCTTAACGGGGCCCGTGAAATCAGGGTGTAAAAGCATTTTGGCCCGGTATGACGAGGGAAATGTCGGGGATGAGCGAGGCAAAACACAATCGCGCAAACGCAGACGGGGCGGAACCCGGCCGTGATATGCAGCATATTGTGACCTCGGCCGATGTTGCGCGCGAGGCCGGTGTTTCAAGATCCACCGTTTCGCGCTGTCTGTCGGGCGACCGGCGGATATCGGATGCGACCCGCAAGCGCGTGCAGGAAACCGCCAACCGGCTTGGCTATCATGTCAATAAAATCGCCCGGTCGATGAATACGCGCAAAAGCGATCTGATCGGATTGGTGACATCGGGGCTTTCCGATCCGTTCCGCGTTGAGTTCCTGGATAAACTGATCCTTGCCATTCAGCAGTCCGGTTATCGTCCTCTGGTGATTGATGTGTCCGACCCGGCCCAGATGGGCACATCGATGATGCATCTGTTGCAATATCAGGTGGCCGGTGTGGTTGTGACATCCGGAAGCCCGCCGCCCGAGGTGGGCGTGCATTTCCTGAAACGAAATGTGCCGGTCGTTTTGGTCAATCGCGCGGGGCGACTTGAGGGCGCGGATGTTATCAATTGCGATAATGTGCGCGGTGGTGAAATGGCCGCTGACCTGCTGCTTGAAACCGGGAAAACCCGGTTCGGGTTCCTCAATGTCAAGGGTGGTACATTTAGCGGCAATGTTCGCGGGGAAACCTTTGTGTCGCGCATCGCGCCGCGCTTGGCGAATGGGGATATCAGCTTTACCCCGCTGGTCTGCGACAGTGCCGATTATGACGGCGGCTTTAACGCCGCGTTTAAATTCCTGGCAACACCCGAAACCGCGCCGAACGCAATTTTCTGTGCCAAGGACCATATCGCGTTGGGTCTTCTGGACGCGGCCCGGTTTGAACTGGGCCTGCGCATCCCCGAAGATATTGCCGTGGTCGGGTTTGATGATATCGCCGCAGCCCGGCAGGGGGCCTATCAATTGACCACTGTGTGCCAAAGTGCCACGAAGCTCGCCGAAATGACGGTGGATCGGTTGCGCCAGCGCATCCGGGGCGATGCCCTGACCGATCAACGGCTGATCCTGCCAGTTGAAATGACACGCCGCCGGACGGCCTGAGCCGATCTTTATCGTCGCTTTCCGGCCAGTTTTTCCTCCATTTTTATCCAAAACGGCTGACTCGCGGTGTTTCTGCGGATCATGCGCACACGTGTGCCATTGATTTCGGGCTGGAACCATTGTGTTGGGCTGCGTATGGATTTGTGTGGGGTATTTTCCGGTTCGATAAAATAATTAATTAAATCAGTTCATTAATGGGTTTTAGGGAGCGCTTTTTCTCCTTAAATGGAATTTTTCTGTCATTTTTTGGAATTTATGATTAAATCATTCCAGCACGTGATTTGCGCAATGGTAATGCACACGTGTGCATTCAACGAAATGCAAACCGGGAGGAAACCCAAATGACGATCAGAAATTCTCTTTTTGCGACGGTCGCGATTTCAGGCCTGATGGCGGTTGCGACCACCGGTTCGGCCAATGCGGCGGGTCGGCTTAATGTCATCTGCTCGGCCGATAATGAATGGTGCGAGATGATGGAAACCGCGTTCGAACTGGAACATGACATCGATGTATCGATGGTTCGCAAAAGTTCGGGCGAGGCTTATGCACAGGTGCGCGCCGAGGCTGCCAATCCGAAGCTTGATATCTGGTGGGGCGGGACGGGCGACCCGCATCTTCAGGCCGCTGCCGAAGGCCTGACCGAAGTTTATGAATCCCCGCAACTGGGCGATTTGAACGATTGGGCAGTGCGTCAGGCCAAGAATGCCGATTATCGCACGGTTGGCGTTTATGCCGGGGCGCTTGGCATAGGGTATAACAACGATCTTCTGGCAAAAAAGGGCCTGCCGGCACCGAAATGCTGGGAAGATCTGAAAAACCCGGCTTATAAAGGTGAAATTCAGGTCGCCAACCCGAATTCTTCGGGGACGTCCTATACCGCTCTTGCGACACTGGTGCAGCTGTTTGGTGAGGAAAAGGCGTTTGATCTGCTGAAGGAA is part of the Thalassospira lucentensis genome and harbors:
- a CDS encoding branched-chain amino acid aminotransferase, with protein sequence MGHATTADTKAVTTWTWYKGEWHAGNPMIIGPQTHGMWMASTVFDGARRINGKMPDLVPHCARVLRSAELMGLAPKITTDEIVALVREGVQKFDPSLALYIKPIVYGGEGFLAPTPESAQFVLCISVSDLPDAIKTGFTARKSSFRRPSPESAPTEAKASCLYPNVGRAVSEATKDGFDTGVMLDPIGNVAEFSYANLFYAKDGKVFTPVINGTFLNGLTRQRVIRLLREDGVDITEKTVTYSELENADEIFGTGNYYKVAPCVKLDARNLQPGPMTKRAQELYWAFAENS
- a CDS encoding ABC transporter substrate-binding protein, whose translation is MTIRNSLFATVAISGLMAVATTGSANAAGRLNVICSADNEWCEMMETAFELEHDIDVSMVRKSSGEAYAQVRAEAANPKLDIWWGGTGDPHLQAAAEGLTEVYESPQLGDLNDWAVRQAKNADYRTVGVYAGALGIGYNNDLLAKKGLPAPKCWEDLKNPAYKGEIQVANPNSSGTSYTALATLVQLFGEEKAFDLLKEIHKNVNQYTKSGSAPIKAAAVGETTIGITFMHDMVAQIKQGANLTVVSPCEGTGYEVGSMSIIKGARNLENAKIWAEFALSPKTQSIAEDAHSYQVPSNKESKIPDGAPRLTELKLIDYDFAKYGDAETRRHLLSRWDEEVKTAPQ
- a CDS encoding LacI family DNA-binding transcriptional regulator, translated to MSEAKHNRANADGAEPGRDMQHIVTSADVAREAGVSRSTVSRCLSGDRRISDATRKRVQETANRLGYHVNKIARSMNTRKSDLIGLVTSGLSDPFRVEFLDKLILAIQQSGYRPLVIDVSDPAQMGTSMMHLLQYQVAGVVVTSGSPPPEVGVHFLKRNVPVVLVNRAGRLEGADVINCDNVRGGEMAADLLLETGKTRFGFLNVKGGTFSGNVRGETFVSRIAPRLANGDISFTPLVCDSADYDGGFNAAFKFLATPETAPNAIFCAKDHIALGLLDAARFELGLRIPEDIAVVGFDDIAAARQGAYQLTTVCQSATKLAEMTVDRLRQRIRGDALTDQRLILPVEMTRRRTA